aacacgtgactagtctggatcacttatgtggggccaggatacctctgtataattcaaaaaaaaaaaaaaaaaatggaaaatatatagTGAGATGGGTAACAATCGAAAAGAGGGTACATGCTTAATTATTGTATATCTTTACTATTGTCTTAAATCGAAGGAAACTTCATTCTTAATGCCTCAGGGGAATGATTGATGGTCTAGTAAGTAATCTCAGTGATCTCATAGTCTTCGATTAtacgattaaaaaaatataaaattcaataGAATAGTAGTATTAATTTGCTGAAGCGGCCGTGTTTCTGATGGGCATTGGCACCAAATCATACTGTAATGATTTTGAATGCAAAAAGTTAAATCATTTTCACTTTTATGCAGACACCCACGCAGGAAAATTAAGAAGAAAAGTGACTTTATTTTTCACTAAGTCCCGTAATCTCTGCCCTACTAAAATAAAAGTCGGTTCTTTCACCCTTCTTTTGACAGATTTAAGATTCTCTGATATCAATCCGATCAATCTTTTGCATgatatggattttaaatattgtttaatttgattttttgttgcGTTATTGATTGTTGCATTAATTGTAATTTATAGGAAGACTATTTTTAATTAGGTGCAATCATGATATTTCCACCACGAGCGGCTAGTGCTATTGGTGTTATTGGATTTCTCATTAAGCAACTCTACCATCAAATAATTATTCTCCTAACACAATGACATTGCAGTATAAATTTTGAGATAAATTATCAATTTTACATTGGAAATACTCCTGTTTTAATTTAcagtcatttttttttctcttttactaAAATACACTCTACTATACTCACCAGCCTTATTTACTGACTTCTTTTGAACTGGAAGCGTATATACAATTATATGGCTTCAGGCAATTGCTAATTAAGTCCATACTTTATGTAAGGGCTCATAGTATTCTTCAGCCTATTACTATTTGTACAGCGCTTGGATACCCATATTAGTACACTAGGCGCCCAATACATATAgatcattaaaattatttgtactCGGTCAACGCTTGCCGGCGATTTGCTAAACATGTACGACTTTACTTAAGCCGTAGAAATATTCACCTGACTATGTGGTGGCAACTGAGAAGTCGCACACCGTCGAGGAGTTTCTGGAGCTGTCGTTCGGGTACGTGGGGTTCAATTGGAAAGACCACGTGGAGATAGACAAGAGGTACTTCAGGCCTACGGAGGTTGACAATTTGAAAGGAGACGCGAGCAAGGCAAAGGAGGTGTTGAAGTGGAAGCCTAAAGTAGGGTTCGAGTAGCTGGTGAAGATGATGGTGGACgaagatttggagatggctAAGCGGGAGAAAGTGCTCGTTGATGCTGGCTACATTGACGCTCAGCAGCAACCTTATTCTCCAAAAACAGAGTCTTATCATTATCTGCCTTTTTGTTGTTTGTAACTGGATCTAAAATTCTGTTTTcaagttttttcattttcttgtttcaaAGCTGCTCAAGTCGATAAACTGCAAATCCTCATCATCCactctggatttttttttgcatcataGGCAAACATAGcgtatcccttatatactaaaacacaacttatatactaaagcacaagtcacctAACAAATCAGAATTTGACATGtggaaaatgttttaaaaaaaaattgattaaaataaatttctcaTCAACCCCTAATTTTCAGCAACTTTATCCtactttttctcaaaatatcaCATCCACGTTTATAGTTAAATGATCATGACTTCAAACTGTTTATTTTTCCTATATAAACTCTGATCTAATGATTTACTTTGTGCTTTCTTTTCCCTTATTTCTATCAATCTCCATTATCCATTTTCATATCTACGGTTAGGGTtcatgatctttttttttgcagcaattcaaagcttttattatttatcacatGGATTAATATCTAGAAATCCATTATCGACAAGATTTTAGATTGATACAGTGGAATTATGGCAGGATACGGGTACATTGATTTTGAAGAGATTCTATTTTTGACTATTACAATAGCTTAGAAACTTTCTCAATCTAATGATTTACAGACTCTTGAAGCAATAGTTTTGAGAGATGTGAAGGagcataataaaaaaaaatctcgtgGAAAGTCCATGACTACACTCACACGCAGTGAATTTTCAGTCAGTCAAAGGGGACAAATGGAAGCATCAGGTTTTGGCATGACAGAAAAGGTTTTACCTATTTTTTACTCCTTAATATTTGTTGCTTAATTAATGTTTCTTTTGTTGAATCAATTACTTTTCAGCAATCACCACTTCAATTGAGTTCGACCATAAAACTACGACAGACGTATCATGGAGCTTTTTCTTTTCGGAATACAAAGGTGAATTtactttaattaatatttattgtaGCTGGAATTTAATCATTTATTGCTGGACAATTCATTGTAGCTCAGTAAAAATCAAAGAAAtgttgtaattttaattttataaattcaacaaactattaaaataaatattatgggTTAATTATGTTCAAATGTTtgctttataaaaatatatgttaggtaaattaacataaaatgtcGATGATCTTttattgaataataaatatttaaactacAAATTAACATGtatcattttataataatatgctAATTTTTTACCACTTCAATCTCTTTGTTTCCGTGCAGTTACTTCTAAAATTATGTGCCACTgttcatataatattttaaagtaatatttattttaattacaatTATGTCAGcgatcaaataatttttaaaacagcaAATTAACCCATGCATAGCATGGGGGTAACACTAGTTATATAATAACTACCCTACAAAACAAGAATGGCTTCCTATTGTACCGAGCGATTATACATACAActcggaaaaaaaaactacaaaaatatgaattcCGATTCACTAATTAACCTACAATTACCGAGTAATGACTCTTATTTCCTCGTGTTCAGAAGACAGGGTAGTAGTAGTGTTCATACTGACTAAATCAGGTGGTGCAAGAGTAAAGGGAGTCACTGTTGACCTTAGAGATTGAGGTCCCTCAGCATTAATTCTTTTACATAAGGTATCACAGTTGTTGATCACCTCTGTCAACCTTCCTTTAAGCTCCCCAAACTCCACCTGCAACCCATGAACTGAAAACATTTCCACCGGTGAGATAAACTGGAGAAGGCAGTCTAGTGTCAGGGACATGTATCTTGTAGACTGAAACAAGGGATGATATAGGATATGTACCTTGAGATAAATGGTGGGAAGTGGTCCTCATAGCAGAAACGGAGTGGTTAAACCTCTGTACAAGTTTAGAAGCCAAAGCATCTGCCACTtctatcttgttttctatatcTTCCTAGAGATACAAAcaatgttatatttaatttcccCATGATTGGTGAAGCCAAAGTTTGAGAAGAACAGAATGTTCAGTTGCaattcactaaaaaaaaatatgagcctAAGAAAATGCAACATTCTAGTGAACGTAACTAACATAATAATCATGGTGTCTCTTTCAATTAGTCTTCCAGAAATATCTAGAGTCCATGAATCCGAacagacacttaataagggtaaAAAGGAAGAAGGGCAGACCTGTCTGTTAGTTATTTCTTGAGCTTTGCTATCTTGCCATTCACGGTAAATGGAGAAGAGCTCAGCAAGTATTTGAGGATCCACCGTATCTGTTGGGAAACATAAGAGCAATAAATTAAGATttggaaaaagaaagaaatgagaggTGTGTATAATCCAttattttgtgaaaaagaaAATGTTTCCTTATCTTCCTAAACAAAACAAAGTACGAATGGTGACCAGAAAACGGCGAGGAATAATGCGTTTCTAAAAAAAGTTAATAcacaaggaataataattccctatcattcttttttattcctttttttttgtagagaatcatagaacaaaattatttcttattaaatttgataagaaacaatcattcttttttatttctgCTCTTTTATTCCCCTACattcattttttattagttCCTCTTGTTTCCCGAATGATCAACAGTTAGACCAAGTTGTTAATACAATCGCTCGCGGGAATAGCAAACAGACGAGATAGGGTAAtgtggatttaaaaaaaaaaaaagactcacaggaagaagaggaagacgatAAAGCTTTCCTAACTAAGATGTCCGTTAAGCTACTTTCTCTGGGAGGAGCTGACTTCAATATTGGCCTACTCTGccaaaatattattcaaaatcttAAACCTATCAACAAATGTTTTCATCTAAAAAGAAAACCTCTTGATTCCGATCTGGAGGAAAACTCACGACGGCGAGTGATTTAAGATTCTCGAGAACGGGATCCACTCTTTCGGATCGTTGAGAGATTGTCGATATCACATCTCCACCACCCTTTTCctgtaaaaatatattcaattcaGTTTTTGAGGATTAACCTTGATAGCTGAGGGGTCAAATCGCCAAATCTCAGTTACCTGAGCGCCTAATATCGTTGAATCTGATGCTCCCATCTGCTGCtactcagaagaagaagaactttgGAATCCAATCGTTTGTTTGTTTCGGCAGGCCCACGGTTGGGGAGGAGAATCATAGAGAGATGAACCATTTCAACTTAAGAGACAGCAGTATCTTGACGTTTCGGGAATTTGCAAGCCAACAGCCTGCCGTTTccaccaacaacaaaaatatccTCTTTTCACGGTGGAATTGGCAGCTCCTTGTACTTTAATGGGTGGGGAGACAAAGCATCAGACTCAACCATGGTTCACTGACAGAGCCCATGTTATTTGGGCccattaagaaaaacaaaatacaagGTTATTTATGAAGGGTTTGATTGGTGAGTTAGGAGCATAACTGAAAAATGTTATTAATCAtgaattagtttaaattttttgagttATAGTGTGTTATCCTTGAGTTATAATTTTGAGTTACTTCTTTTGAAAAATTGATAACTCAACTCCTATTTCAACATGAAACAAAATTCAATGTATTAGAAgttgagtctttttttttttggattttgtgtTAGTTGTCCTTGTCTTATGTTGGTTTTAGTTGAGTTTACCGTTAGCTAGGCATGCGCATAAAATCCGCAATACGAAATCTGAACCAAAAAACGCAATTCATATCCGGtttgaaatgtaaaaaaaataaccaaatgaTCTGAATCCAAAGAGTTATTAACCGAAACTGAACATGTAACCTGAAAAACcgagaaaaattgaaaaatccgAAAAGATATCCAAAAAACCCGTTCTGAATGTCAAAACTaatttacaatataattatatgaaacatgaatatatacttcaaatattcaatttttcatatttattttgatatggtatctaacaataagtatttaaaatttaaatatataccttaaatagttaattatatataaataagtatatattttttatgttttgcttttaaattttagattttatttcgggtATATCCCAACCGATCCAATATAATCCGAATCCAAATGATATATAGTTACTTTATGAATTTtatgatgtgatacaaaactGATCCGAATTTGATGCGTTATATCTAAGCCCGACATGTATTtgcaaatttattagaattgaACTTATAAAAGAAAACTGAAATCTAAAAAATCCATATCTGAACGCTAACGGGTAACCGAACGCTCAGGCCTCCTATCGGAAGTTCTACTTAGAAGAAGCTAAAATGAGCGAAGATAAATAATGTGAACGAACGATAAGAATGTTTCTACACCAACATGTCTTGTTGGGCCTCACTAACCTCCTAGGTCCTATAACGTGGGCACACACCTCAAAATTATACTTCCATGAATTTAGtgggttttttttcttttcttaaccAGCTGCATATTTGAAGAGGGTATGGTCTATTGATTCACCATCTAAATTTATTTAGAAAAGGACAATGCAACATGTCGCTTGTCCATGATTTACTGGATAATGTGTCACATTGGTGTGGTTCATTCATTAGTGCAACCTTCTCTTAGAGTTAAAGTTGTAAACCAAATTGGAACGGtttcaaataaaattcaaattttctaaGCGTAACTTAGCAGAATCATCTTGTAAGCAAACATTAAGCGATAGTGCATAAGAATGATGAAATGGGAAAATTTAAACTGAAAACTTACCTACACTCCTAGCATGAAATTCCAAATTACGgtagcaaacaaaaaaaagtaaatgctAAGAATATCAAAAGTAATATACAAAAAGTCAATGAGATACTAACTCGAGGCTACAGCTGACTGAACCGGGCCGATTCCTAACTCTCTGCTCTAATGTCGAGGCCTTGTTTCTTCAATAACTTGGTACAGCTTGTGGGGACTGAACCAGCTGGTTTAAACCGGTTTCGTTATCATCCGTTGGCTCCTTTTTCCGCCGCATCTCCATGACTTTGCGGTGGTGGTTAGAGTGGAGCTCGCTTGAAAATGTCGGACTACAAGCGGGTCTGTATTCTGGTAGTAACCGACCCGACTTAAACCGAACCCCGCACGCATTGCACAGCGTCTTGGCTCCCAAAGGTCCAGCTCGCCACTGCGGCGTTTTCTGAACTCCGCAGTGGCTGCACCGTCGAGAGGGCTGCTGCAGCACTAGCTGGCCGCTGTAAACAGACTCTGCTGACCTTTTCTTATGCTTTTTCGGAACCGGTGGTTTCTCTGACGTGAAGACTGGTTCGAGCAGCTCGGCGCCAGAGAACCACGTGTTGGAAGGATccgaagaggaggaggaagttGAGTTCGAGGACGAAGGGCCTGAAGAGGACGACGAGCCAAGCGACCAGAAGTTGGTTCCATTCCGGTTGCGTTTGGTACGGGATTTGGAAGGAACAGGGGACTTGAAACACGAGTCATGTGTGACAGGAGTCACAGGGTGTTTCCGGTCACCGGTTAACCAAGCCGGTTTTTCAGTCGGGGTTCCGGTGAGATTTGGAGCAGAATATTCAGTGAATGAATCCTCTACAAAATGGGATAGCCACTCAAGCTCCGCTAATTCATCCgtcttttaacaaaaaaaaaaaaaagtcagagAATAATTAGGGAATAAAACTTTATCCAGTGtattaaaatgttattaaatttaccGGTACGGAGAGTTCGCTTGGAGGGAGAGACCCAAACCCGTCATTATTCAGGCGAAGAGCGTCTCCTTTGTCATGTGGTTCTTGGGAGGAAACATGGAGCATCTCTTGGTGAGTCTTGGGTTCAGCCTCTTCTTCAGTGAAAACGCTGTCGTTAGACAAGTCGAAGAAGTCGTCGACGGAGAAATCCTCGGCGGTGGTGACGGCGAGAAAGTCTTCGTAAACGGGCAGGGTCGTTTTGAAAGCCATGTCTTTCCTTACACTGCTTTTCAACGCTGCTTCAACACGTTCCATTACCTATACAGAAACCTAAACATTAACCAAGAAACATAACATCTTTTTTATTATCGAAACTCACCAAATGAATTTAACATTCTTTTTAAACGAAACGTTAAATAAAAAGCGTTCATTCGTGTTATCAATTccaagagataaaaaaaaaacacgaaccCCAAAAAGAAGTGACGACACACAAACGACCCACAAAGAGAGTCAGTGACGAGACTGAAAACGTAACAAGCGAAGCAAATTCTAAGAGCGTGGATAGGAAAAAAAGAtacctgagagagagagagaggggaagGGGCAAGAGAGAAGGGAGGAAGGAGCGGCGGTGAGAAGAAAGATATGAAAAGAGGGTCAAAGAGAGATGGTTTTGTTTTGTGAGTTTGGTAAAGCATTCAATTTCGTAATCTTAGCCTCACCCTTCTCTGCTTGAAACTCCCTCCTTTCTTATCTcttttcacctttttttttataataataaattatacacAACCGGtaataaatctataaatttgtATCACTtagattctttttttataaattcaacgCGTCTTTACTTTTATAAAAGATACATAAAATAAACTTACCGTTCATAATGTGTAATCAAGATTATATTTGACAACCCTTTTGAATTAGACTATATATATCTCCAGCTTGCTTCTCATTTCTTTCCTTTGTCTGTAAACTTaccgttcattttttttttttactttttaggtAAACAAACAAAGGAAAAAAGAGTACCGTTTTCCCTGTAGGCCCTTGACCGCGTTGATCGCCGCTCATCTTGGTAATTATCCATCCCGCTCTCACTGGTTTTGatttttgctttcttttagttaaaagttaaatgtggccattaatattttaaactttgaTTAGCGAGGagcaaaaaaaaacctttatgGAGCAAAAGCATGTCTTGTGAGTAAAGGTAAAGTGTGAACTGGGATGATGCAGAAACCCAAGACAAATTGGCGGGCCAGCTTTTGTCCTTCTAACACACCGCGAGACAATCATTCAAACTAAcccaacaaataaaataaaaggggaaaatcgcataaaaaaaaaaccttgaaaGTGTCATTTACTAGCACTTTAAACCTTGAATTTTTTTCACTAACACTTTTAACcttcaaagtgacatttttatcataaaaaacctccaaaaaaaaaaatgaccggCTGAACAtgttaaaaacagtttttttttcaaaaaataattatttaattaataaaataaacaaaacaattaataaaaatcgaaaaattaaacaaaaaactcatgaattcaaaaaattcaaaaaataaataaatatttaaaaaattaaataaaaaataacaaaaaaattcaaaaaataaataagatcaatttaaaatggagaaaaataaaaaaaaatcataaatttcaaaaaaaaatgaaaattcaacattcattttcaaatataatgtcAGAAATTATCATTGGAGATATGTCAAAAACCGTATCATTGGAGATATGCCAAAAACCGTTATTTCCGACATATCTCCAATGACGGTTTTTGGCATATCTCCAATGATAATTTCCGACATTatatttgaaatgaaaaaaaaaagacttttttgaattttgaatttttgaaatttattattattttttctctattttaatttgttcttatttatttttgaatgtttagttattttttatttaattttctaaatcgttatttatttttctcacttttttttaatttatgagttttttgtttaatttttcgatttttattaatttttttgtttatttattaattaaataattattttttgaaaaaaaaattgtttttaacctGTTCAGCaggtcatttttcttctttggaggttttttatgataaaaatgtcactttgaagGTTAAAAGTGATAGTGAAAAAAGTTCAAGGTTTAAAGTGCTAGTAAGTGACACTTTCAAggttttttatgcgattttcccAAAATAAAAGTATTCATCTAAGAAACAATCTATCTATCAAGACATCACAATTCacacataaagaaaaaaaaatatctatggAGATTCCTTTATCTTTTCCTCTACCTTACACAAATTGGTACAGATTCTCTTCTAGTATTTGTAGCTATTAATCATTGCTATAGATGGaaataaatttttagattttgtatgTCACCATTGTTCAAGCTGTAGAAATAATTACAGTATTTGCTATCGACATTTACTTAAACAATATAGTTTTAGCATTTTGCATGTATTTTGTATACAATATAGAATGTGCAATTGTGCATGTTGAATTGAAACAGATCTCCTCAACATTGGAAAATATGTGATGATTACCAAAGCAGACGAGCAATTGTTCAAAAAACAGTTTATAGGCAATACTTTTTCAGGATTTTGAACaggaaaattttgaagaaaaattggTTTTGCACGGTAAGAATTACACGTAACGTTACCGAGTCGTATAGTAAGTGATAAAACAATAGATAAATGCATTCATGGATGGACTTAGTTTTAAGAAAGTTGATTTTTCAACACTCCGAGGAGCCGAGCCGCCGGCTTGAGAAGCAGTAGCCACGTATTAT
The nucleotide sequence above comes from Brassica napus cultivar Da-Ae chromosome A9, Da-Ae, whole genome shotgun sequence. Encoded proteins:
- the LOC106366346 gene encoding GATA transcription factor 5-like isoform X1: MLYQTHKTKPSLFDPLFISFFSPPLLPPFSLAPSPLSLSQVMERVEAALKSSVRKDMAFKTTLPVYEDFLAVTTAEDFSVDDFFDLSNDSVFTEEEAEPKTHQEMLHVSSQEPHDKGDALRLNNDGFGSLPPSELSVPTDELAELEWLSHFVEDSFTEYSAPNLTGTPTEKPAWLTGDRKHPVTPVTHDSCFKSPVPSKSRTKRNRNGTNFWSLGSSSSSGPSSSNSTSSSSSDPSNTWFSGAELLEPVFTSEKPPVPKKHKKRSAESVYSGQLVLQQPSRRCSHCGVQKTPQWRAGPLGAKTLCNACGVRFKSGRLLPEYRPACSPTFSSELHSNHHRKVMEMRRKKEPTDDNETGLNQLVQSPQAVPSY
- the LOC125577774 gene encoding uncharacterized protein LOC125577774 produces the protein MGASDSTILGAQEKGGGDVISTISQRSERVDPVLENLKSLAVSRPILKSAPPRESSLTDILVRKALSSSSSSYTVDPQILAELFSIYREWQDSKAQEITNRQEDIENKIEVADALASKLVQRFNHSVSAMRTTSHHLSQVHGLQVEFGELKGRLTEVINNCDTLCKRINAEGPQSLRSTVTPFTLAPPDLVSMNTTTTLSSEHEEIRVITR
- the LOC106366346 gene encoding GATA transcription factor 5-like isoform X2 translates to MERVEAALKSSVRKDMAFKTTLPVYEDFLAVTTAEDFSVDDFFDLSNDSVFTEEEAEPKTHQEMLHVSSQEPHDKGDALRLNNDGFGSLPPSELSVPTDELAELEWLSHFVEDSFTEYSAPNLTGTPTEKPAWLTGDRKHPVTPVTHDSCFKSPVPSKSRTKRNRNGTNFWSLGSSSSSGPSSSNSTSSSSSDPSNTWFSGAELLEPVFTSEKPPVPKKHKKRSAESVYSGQLVLQQPSRRCSHCGVQKTPQWRAGPLGAKTLCNACGVRFKSGRLLPEYRPACSPTFSSELHSNHHRKVMEMRRKKEPTDDNETGLNQLVQSPQAVPSY